One stretch of Lucilia cuprina isolate Lc7/37 chromosome 6, ASM2204524v1, whole genome shotgun sequence DNA includes these proteins:
- the LOC111684550 gene encoding serine/threonine-protein kinase 10-A yields the protein LFLLIELEPAFPYRDVTIQRGVDANELYEILGEVGRGKFGTVYKCQDKSNNLKLAAKFVPIPKREDRRNVEREVEIMNSLQHHLIIQLYAAYEYQKMMCVVQELCDTLAKDSSSKSYLAIVTFAIVSMSVSPIKGDKPEMLLLGLEIQDIKEAFKYNLLMLLLYIFFPHAVCSPSPCESLATVTDDETAHFSEIVEEEEPPTPINESKEKLFPASSGTATPTPSMQNLNFGYPFGSKVDEFNGSSMNLQQRSLKSYLHTFDRRNSDTNCLLGRRSSGERVNLADEIKKLSDHLLMLAEINNKFSKDVQKQQVEEEKQDKEEKKIKKTKETGAEKKTSTKTPTSKTKDTSNEVKSSKISSHKTSNTATTSSKTVESSMTTTTSTNSSNFFSNLNPGKSRTSTLSWRLQQSIEETPKLNTNSWSNKSTATSSSSTTTKKSSVSTISTQNTKTSNDHKIQEAASIRRAKFRINQMSRDVPIGLPDTHQSVNLEEAANNTKDCLLHLLEKYNDSKTRNPLGRHQSISVDCNVRDNLEYRSMSSINAFFQRHNNNGEMVKQLQAQLKEKTGES from the exons CTTTTTTTACTTATAGAATTAGAACCAGCTTTTCCCTATAGAGATGTAACCATACAGAGAGGAGTAGATGCCAATGAACTATATGAAATACTGGGCGAAGTGGGCAG AGGCAAATTTGGCACAGTTTATAAATGCCAGGATAAgagtaacaatttaaaattggcGGCCAAATTTGTACCCATACCTAAGCGTGAAGATCGTCGTAATGTTGAACGTGAAGTGGAAATTATGAATTCGTTGCAGCATCATTTGATTATACAATTATATGCGGCGTATGAATATCAGAAAATGATGTGTGTCGTCCAGGAATTGT GCGATACATTGGCAAAGGATTCATCTTCAAAATCATACTTGGCAATTGTTACATTTGCCATTGTTTCGATGTCAGTTTCACCCATAAAGGGCGACAAGCCAGAGATGCTGTTGTTAGGTTTAGAAATACAGGATATAAAGGAAGC ttttaaatataatttactaaTGCTACTTCTTTACATCTTTTTTCCCCATGCAGTCTGTTCACCATCGCCTTGTGAGTCACTGGCCACCGTAACCGATGATGAAACTGCTCATTTCTCTGAAATCGTCGAAGAAGAGGAACCTCCTACACCCATTAATGAGTCGAAGGAAAAACTTTTCCCTGCATCCAGCGGCACAGCCACTCCAACACCGTCTATGCAAAATCTGAATTTCGGTTATCCTTTCGGCAGTAAAGTGGATGAATTTAATGGCAGCAGCATGAATTTACAACAACGTTCTTTGAAATCGTATCTTCATACATTCGATCGTAGAAATTCGGatacaaattgtttattggGCAGAAGATCTTCAGGAGAGCGTGTTAATTTAGCGGATGAGATTAAAAAACTTTCCGATCATTTGTTAATGTTGGcggaaattaataataaattcagCAAAGATGTGCAAAAACAACAGgttgaagaagaaaaacaagACAAAGAGGAGAAGAAGATAAAGAAAACCAAAGAAACGGGGGCTGAAAAGAAAACTAGCACAAAAACACCTACTTCGAAAACAAAAGACACTAGTAATGAAGTTAAGTCTTCTAAAATTAGCAGCCATAAAACCAGCAACACTGCTACTACCTCCAGCAAAACTGTGGAGAGTTCAATGACAACTACAACATCCACGAATTCTAGCAATTTCTTTAGTAATTTAAATCCCGGCAAAAGTCGGACTAGTACTTTAAGCTGGCGTCTGCAGCAATCCATAGAAGAGACACCCAAGCTAAATACCAACAGCTGGTCCAATAAATCGACAGCCACCAGCAGTTCCTCCACaactaccaaaaagtcctcAGTCAGCACTATTTCAACGCAAAATACCAAAACTTCTAATGATCACAAAATCCAGGAAGCGGCCAGCATAAGAAGAGCCAAATTCCGTATCAATCAAATGAGTCGTGATGTACCTATAGGCCTGCCCGACACCCATCAAAGCGTTAACCTAGAAGAGGCCGCCAACAATACCAAAGATTGTCTCTTACATTTGTTGGAAAAATATAATGACAGTAAAACTCGCAATCCCCTGGGACGTCATCAAAGTATCAGCGTTGATTGCAATGTACGCGATAATTTGGAATATCGTTCCATGAGTTCAATAAATGCCTTCTTTCAAAGACACAACAACAATGGAGAAATGGTAAAACAATTACAGGCTCAATTAAAGGAAAAAACTGGTGAATCATAA
- the LOC111684552 gene encoding cyclin-dependent kinase inhibitor 1B: protein MSAARVLNPMLNEFCKMTSSPHALRTNLSCGRQLNRIKRDLFGPANPIETNKIFNEELEKHQEKAAKKWGFDFRNGSPLSANSQYIWERVSTQESCIAPEMYTLTRVAHVRPVPTTPAPKTHMEILMDERADRENFNISQTSATDTDSCDDSQDESMVVFKVPAGPHHAEATLAVPRKTQLRKRQPKITEYMKERKRLAQTPKKVSPAKRMRTSSGSSSSSSASHFNHAVNANSIAAHFSVRTQRHN, encoded by the exons atgtCGGCTGCCCGTGTTTTGAATCCCATGTTAAATGAATTCTGCAAAATGACTTCCAGTCCTCATGCCTTAAGGACAAATCTATCATGTGGTCGTCAATTGAATCGCATCAAAAGAGATCTCTTTGGTCCTGCAAATCCCATTGAAACCAATAA AATCTTCAATGAGGAATTGGAAAAACACCAAGAGAAGGCTGCCAAGAAATGGGGTTTTGATTTTCGCAATGGTTCTCCTTTATCGGCAAATTCCCAATATATCTGGGAACGTGTGTCAACACAAGAAAGTTGCATAGCACCCGAAATGTATACCTTAACTAGAGTTGCCCATGTTAGACCTGTGCCAACAACCCCTGCACCCAAAACTCACATGGAAATATTAATGGATGAACGAGCCGATcgtgaaaatttcaatatttctcaAACTTCAGCCACCGATACAGATTCCTGCGATGATTCACAAGATGAATCAATGGTTGTTTTTAAAGTTCCCGCTGGTCCCCATCATGCTGAAGCCACTTTGGCGGTGCCACGCAAAACACAACTGCGCAAAAGACAACCTAAAATTACAG AATACATGAAAGAACGCAAACGTTTGGCTCAAACACCCAAAAAAGTATCTCCTGCTAAGCGTATGCGTACCTCTTCTGGTTCCTCCTCATCATCATCTGCATCACATTTTAATCATGCTGTTAATGCCAACAGCATAGCAGCGCATTTTTCTGTAAGAACACAGcgtcataattaa